A single region of the Lycium barbarum isolate Lr01 chromosome 2, ASM1917538v2, whole genome shotgun sequence genome encodes:
- the LOC132626079 gene encoding protein argonaute 7 produces MEETEESNTSKKCNSKPTTTKLYANNNNNPNSNNNNNHQYIAFGFHNNNNQNQYQTYPALLPLPPSTIPLQLPFPQNHNFRSRNHFQKLPLKQNNPLFATPSDSKLQEISASKVLQRQNDVSKQKDGRRVKAAIATASESLVVAKRPDSGGIEGPVVSLLANHFLVKFDPSQKIFHYDVEISPHPSKDIARLIKKKLVEDHSAVLSGALPVYDGGRTIYSPMEFQNNKIECYISLPIPSSGNNNKSLLQSGETVKLQKEGQQIKLFRVNIKLISEFDGKELNSYLNKEGDDGGGSPLPQEYLHALDVVLRESPTEKCITAGRSFYSSCMGGAKDIGGGAVALRGFFQSLRPTQQGLALNVDFSVTAFHESIGVISYLEKRLDFLRDISLRKTRGLTNEEKKEVEKALKNIRVFVCHRETVQRYRIYSLTEEVTENLCFQDRDGKILRIVNYFKDHYNYDIQYRNLPCLQISRSKPCYLPMELCMICEGQKFLGKLSDDQTARILKMGCQKPRERKAIIDGVVTGPVGPTSGNHARDFKLKISREMTQLYGRILQPPKLKLGNRGQVRDLIPSRHDRQWNLLDSHVFEGTRVDRWALMSFGGTSDQKSNIPKFINQLCQRCEQLGIFLNKNTVLNPQFEPLHLLNNVKALETKLKKLHRASFKYLQLVICVMERKHKGYADLKRIAETSIGFVTQCCLYPNLGKISSQFLANLALKINAKVGGCTVALYNSLPSQIPRLFKHDGPVIFMGADVTHPHPLDDFSPSVAAVVGSVNWPAANKYVSRMRSQTHRQEIIQDLSTMVGEILDDFYEELLKLPEGIIFFRDGVSETQFLKVLKEELQAIRVACSRFPGYKPPITFVVVQKRHHTRLFPCELDHPSATKNPFFNENILPGTVVDTVITHPSEFDFYLCSHWGVKGTSRPIHYHVLWDENQFTSDELQKLVYNLCYTFVRCTKPISLVPPAYYAHLAAYRGRLYLERSDLSTPLTRSPNISRVAPPKTTPLPKLTENIKKLMFYC; encoded by the exons ATGGAAGAAACTGAAGAGTCAAATACAAGCAAGAAATGTAACTCTAAACCAACAACTACCAAACTGTatgctaacaacaacaacaatcctaATAGTAACAATAACAATAATCATCAGTATATTGCTTTTGGTTTTCACAACAATAATAATCAAAATCAATACCAAACTTATCCTGCTCTTCTCCCTTTACCTCCTTCTACTATACCTTTACAATTACCTTTCCCTCAAAATCATAACTTCAGATCAAGAAACCATTTTCAGAAACTTCCATTGAAGCAAAATAATCCACTTTTTGCCACCCCTTCTGATTCTAAGCTCCAAGAAATCTCAG CCTCAAAAGTGCTCCAAAGGCAAAATGATGTGTCCAAACAGAAAGATGGAAGGAGGGTCAAGGCTGCTATTGCCACTGCATCAGAATCTCTTGTAGTGGCAAAAAGACCAGATTCTGGTGGTATTGAAGGACCAGTAGTCTCTCTTCTTGCTAATCATTTCCTTGTCAAATTTGATCCTTCACAGAAAATCTTCCATTATGATGTTGAAATTTCGCCTCATCCATCGAAGGATATTGCGAGACTAATCAAGAAAAAACTTGTAGAGGACCATTCTGCTGTGCTTTCAGGTGCTCTTCCAGTTTATGATGGCGGAAGGACTATATATAGCCCTATGGAATTTCAAAACAATAAGATTGAATGTTACATCAGCCTACCGATTCCTAGTAGTGGCAACAACAACAAGTCTTTGTTACAATCCGGAGAAACGGTCAAGTTGCAGAAAGAGGGACAGCAGATTAAGCTATTCCGCGTTAACATCAAACTTATATCTGAATTTGACGGGAAAGAACTAAATAGCTACTTGAATAAAGAAGGAGATGATGGTGGTGGGAGTCCACTTCCTCAGGAATATCTGCACGCGTTAGACGTCGTTTTGCGAGAGAGCCCGACAGAGAAGTGTATAACAGCTGGGAGATCGTTTTACTCAAGTTGTATGGGAGGAGCAAAAGATATTGGGGGCGGAGCCGTGGCGCTAAGGGGGTTCTTTCAGAGTCTTAGACCAACTCAACAAGGGCTTGCTCTCAATGTTGATTTCTCGGTGACCGCTTTCCATGAGAGTATCGGAGTGATCTCCTACTTGGAAAAGCGCCTCGACTTTCTTCGCGACATTTCTCTGAGGAAAACGAGAGGGTTGACAAATGAAGAGAAGAAAGAAGTGGAGAAAGCACTAAAGAACATTAGAGTCTTTGTTTGCCACAGAGAGACCGTTCAGAGATATCGTATCTACAGCTTAACCGAGGAAGTTACGGAGAACCTCTGCTTTCAGGATCGGGATGGAAAAATTCTAAGAATAGTGAACTACTTCAAGGATCATTATAACTATGATATACAATATAGGAACTTGCCGTGCTTGCAGATTAGCAGAAGTAAACCTTGTTATCTTCCTATGGAACTTTGTATGATTTGTGAAGGACAAAAGTTTCTTGGAAAGCTTTCAGATGATCAGACTGCAAGAATACTCAAAATGGGATGTCAAAAACCAAGGGAAAGAAAGGCAATTATAGATGGAGTCGTGACCGGACCGGTTGGACCAACAAG TGGCAATCACGCGAGGGACTTCAAGCTCAAAATCTCTAGAGAAATGACTCAATTGTATGGGAGAATTCTTCAGCCTCCCAAGCTTAAACTAGGGAATCGCGGTCAGGTTAGAGATCTTATTCCTTCCCGTCATGATAGGCAGTGGAATCTTCTAGACAGCCATGTCTTCGAAGGTACTCGAGTTGATAGATGGGCGCTAATGAGTTTTGGTGGAACCTCTGATCAGAAGTCCAACATACCGAAATTCATAAACCAGTTATGTCAAAGGTGTGAGCAATTAGGTATCTTTCTTAACAAGAACACGGTACTTAACCCCCAGTTTGAACCCTTGCATTTGCTCAACAACGTAAAAGCCTTAGAAACCAAACTCAAGAAGTTACATAGAGCTTCATTTAAATATCTCCAACTTGTTATTTGTGTGATGGAGAGAAAACACAAAGGATACGCGGACTTGAAAAGAATCGCGGAGACAAGCATTGGGTTTGTAACCCAATGCTGTTTGTACCCGAACCTTGGCAAAATTAGCTCGCAGTTTTTGGCAAATTTGGCTCTCAAGATCAATGCCAAAGTCGGGGGATGCACAGTCGCATTGTACAATTCATTGCCTTCTCAAATACCACGGCTCTTCAAACACGATGGTCCGGTTATTTTTATGGGTGCGGATGTGACTCATCCGCACCCTCTCGATGATTTTAGCCCCTCCGTCGCTGCTGTAGTTGGTAGCGTGAATTGGCCAGCAGCCAACAAGTACGTCTCCAGAATGAGGTCACAAACACATAGGCAGGAGATCATTCAAGATCTCAGCACAATGGTCGGGGAGATTCTTGATGATTTCTATGAAGAGCTACTAAAACTCCCGGAGGGAATAATCTTCTTCAGGGACGGAGTAAGTGAAACTCAGTTCTTGAAAGTACTTAAAGAGGAGCTACAAGCAATTCGTGTTGCATGTTCTAGATTCCCAGGTTACAAACCTCCCATTACTTTCGTCGTCGTTCAGAAAAGGCACCACACGAGGCTATTCCCGTGTGAACTTGATCATCCGTCAGCAACTAAAAACCCGTTCTTCAACGAAAACATCCTACCAGGTACAGTTGTAGATACCGTGATCACTCATCCGAGTGAATTTGACTTCTATCTATGCAGCCATTGGGGTGTAAAGGGAACAAGCAGGCCGATACATTACCATGTTCTATGGGACGAAAACCAGTTCACTTCTGATGAGCTACAAAAATTGGTGTACAATCTTTGTTACACATTTGTGAGATGCACAAAGCCTATTTCACTGGTGCCCCCGGCTTATTATGCTCATCTAGCTGCATATAGAGGCAGGCTGTATCTTGAGCGTTCCGATTTATCTACTCCTCTAACAAGAAGTCCTAACATATCCCGCGTTGCACCACCAAAGACGACTCCTTTACCTAAACTCACTGAGAACATTAAAAAGCTTATGTTTTACTGCTGA